ttttccataaaaCTGATCTCTTAACTTATACTATTTTAAACTACTGAACTAAAGTTGATTGAACTATCAACAGCTGAACTCTACTGATCACATTATTTTGCAGATCAAATTCGACCTCAACATGACTGGCCCAGCCGCGAAAACAGAGAAGATGAAAAGTTTTGCTATGATCATTATGCTGTTGTGGATGATGTCAGTCATGATGACGGATTTCGTTTTGTATACTGTGCGATCCAGGTCCAGGGAAGGTGCAATGTGTAAGCATTATTTTACATCCATAATAGCAAAAACTTTTCTTGTGATAATTATTTGCTTTtggaagtgaaatttttaaTGCGCTAGCCTAGAGAAATACGTAATGAAGTTTTTTTAGGGACGATAATGTTATTCTACGGCGTATATTACATTGCCGATCTCCAAGGAGCACTGGCGGTGGTGAAGTGGGCATGCTTAGCGCTGGCCGTTAACGAGGGCGCCACTGCGCTTAACCAACACCTATTGCGGTTGAAGAATAGTATCTTAATCTTATGCATCACTATAAATTACAAAACCTGTTTCTGTATACTGCTGCAAGGCTTCTCATAAAATATGCAGTGCAGCAGCCAAAGTTGATTACTCTTTAGCACCACCCAGGGGACACGCGAAGAGAATCTATAGTAATCTTCCTACGGGCGCGAGAAACTATTGCCCCTCAGTAACCATTGTCCACTATTAATTACTGATCACTTCTGGAAGAGGATAACTCAGGACCGGGACATGTGCAAAAGACTATGAATGGAAAGCCTATGATCAACAGAAAGGAAGTGGACATATCGTGGGCGATAGAGGGTTGAcgttatgatgatgatgatcatcaAGAATTTTgtaatagtatttaaatattataataatatcgcAATTAGTAATTTATTAATCTGTGTAcctaccccttacatttcattgaAGAGTCAAAAGGgttctacgtgttggcttcggctccgcacgcctcccaaagcattgttccgtgatgggaaagatttaattattgaattaattttgaaatttattttggcgcccaacgtggggctcaGTGAACggttattttaaactttttgcAACACCTTAaaagttattattatcataaaattTCACAAAAAATAGACAATACCAATTTCCAGGATCACTGTTGGCTCTCCCGTCGCAAGCTGAAACTCTGGTTAGCCGTCTCGCTCTCTCTCACGAGCGTATAAGCGACATTATGAGACAGATGAACGACACCCACGGCCTGTTTCTAATGATCGTGCTTATGTCCACGTTCTTGAGGCTCGTGCTGACTCCGTACTACATGCTGATACaacaaagtattatttttttgaatttgtgtatggattaaaattatgttttaacTTGTTTACTAACGTTTTTAGATTGCATGCCAAAAAATGTCAAACTTTCAGAAAGTTCCAAAAAATGGCGCCCAAACGTGGGGCCAAGTATGTGATTATTTTTCCTTACTTTCTCTCGATTAACTACCAGAACCAGTTGGGGCGAGATGCAAagaaattattttaagtatttactAGTTTGAGagatatgtcagtgtcaaactCAGAGTACCTAAGATTTTTCTCGATACAGTTTAAATTGTTTTGTTTCTCTTTAGCAAACTCCGAGGTATTTGGCGTGACATTGTCACTGTTTTGGACCCTAGTTCATGTAGCCATCTTGATTTTGACCATAGAACCTTGCCACTGGACGCATACACAGGTAAATACTTTCTTATACCCTTATTTCATATACCCAGTAATTTTTTTGTAGTTTTCTGTCAAacgttgactggtagagaatgcctcatggcattaagttcgccttttgtacattaagttcttcttttgtgcaataaaatttaaataaataaataaataaagacatcTTGTAATCTTTTATTTACAAGATAGGGTAGACCCATTTATTTAGACCGAGGCTTCCAACATATTGTTTCAAAATTCACTTCGAGTCACTTCTATGGAAAATGAAATGTCAGACAAGTCGGCCCGGGTCTAAAACTTTCTAGAATTGTCATTACCAGAGCGGCGTTTTGGGCAGCCGATTTTGAATTTAGGTCTTCTTTCTTCACGACTGTCCATTTTGATTCTAGTCCCATTCTGACGTCACCTATCGCTGTGGTAGTCTACTACCTCTCGTGCGTTCTCAGGGTTTTCTGGAATTAAGACAAGTCATTCTCAATTAACAATATGTGTGTTAAATAGAGGCAGCACACTGCAACTCTGCTAGGCCAGCTAATCGTGCACGTGGCTCCGAAATGCGAACGGCTGTCTAAAGAGCTGGATCAGTTTGCCAAGCAGATCATGCTTGGTAACGCCAAGTTTGCTACCCTGGGAGTCTACACCTTGGATCGGAAGCTTATGGCAACggtaaatgttttaataatttgaaccggtctggcttagtcggtagtgaccctgcctgctaagccgcggtcctggggtcgcttagcacccatagtacaagctttgcttagtttggggctaagttgatctgtgtaatgtgtccccaatatttattatttatttattttaatatccctAAAGTGGCCCCTTAAGAAGCTTATATGCAACGGTAGTAAGCGAACATTGTTGCTGATTGTACCAATGCACTAATTGTACCAAAAGTTGATAAATGAAAAAGGAATTGTAAGTAGAGCAAAAAAGTATAAGTAGAGGTAAATAGTTTATGATTAGATTCACTGTCAAGTTAAAGGCTGGAAATGAGTGTCAACAGGGCAATCAAAAAGGCATTTTGTATTCAGCCTCAACGGTCGATAGATCCTCTTTTATTCGTAGCGATGTTAGTCGTACACGTGCATCGTATAAATGATTATAATATTGCACTTGACTTTTGTAAACACACAACTTTGTTGACTTTTACTCGTGTGTCATATCTAGACAGTTTGTTGTCTCGAGTTATAATTACTCATGGAACGTGTTATTTCAACCCTCACTCACTTACAAAGTGAACACGTATATACTTAGATTACACTAAAAATGAACAACTTTCTATACAGCTAGTGGAACCTGCATAATTTTAACCACGCGTATCAAACCACATACAATGAATATTAATgaatctatattatttaattgttcattaatatttcttgtaatatgtgggtagcttttgcacattgtaatttttacacCATGCACAAACCAGGGCTGCTAGCCAAACGTACAGTCAGTGACGACTGTACTTTTGGCTAGCGGCCTTCTTGATCCTTTGTGCAGTCTTTGACTCTCGTAGTTATCTCCGCTCTTCCTCATTGGAGTTATAAACACCAGTTGCAGCGTATTGTTTGCCATGGAGCGTCACCGATTGTAATCTTGGCTACAGGTTTTCTATATAACTTTAGATGGATGATTGTAGGTACACTTTTCCTACTAAATTTATTAAACGGAACTTTTCACTAGAGGAAAATTCTGTAAAATCGtctttttcagaatttttacgAGGAAAGAAGGAAGATTTAGGGATTAcgtataaataatttaatgtgtgtctCATATTTGTAATGTATTTTGCGTGAGACGCTGACATCATAAATCTCATGAcgtatttacaatattttactcGGATTCAATTATGGTGTGAGCGTTGGGCCAGCAACCTGTTACTGAAATATCACGATTTTGTTTCCTTTCAACCCTGTTATTGCTAAGGGACTATCTACAtgcaggcgacgcacgtcgtaagtcGCGGATCGGACGCCAACGCCGCGCCACCCtagtgtaatttaaataacgtctcctcagtacattttgtataggaaagacgtaagacacGCCCCAAGCGACGCGGCGCGCGCTTTAAGCGACGcaacaaaatgtactgaggagacgtttttagggttccgtaccaaaaaggtacaacaggaactcttatggtgcgactctgtccgtctgtctgtccgtctgtcacattcctaaatatctcgagaactactaatgctatcaacttgaaatttggaatagttgtgaacattgtaaacctctacaaatagaaagtataatttttttaaatatattaattttaattgtagaaaatggcc
Above is a window of Leguminivora glycinivorella isolate SPB_JAAS2020 chromosome 19, LegGlyc_1.1, whole genome shotgun sequence DNA encoding:
- the LOC125236722 gene encoding gustatory receptor for sugar taste 43a-like, which encodes MLVGVILDFFQPAGKRIRLGETVLQAFVWVSDLVLVMVIASLVIYRGSAQMESMQRVLNQLQQIKFDLNMTGPAAKTEKMKSFAMIIMLLWMMSVMMTDFVLQYQFPGSLLALPSQAETLVSRLALSHERISDIMRQMNDTHGLFLMIVLMSTFLRLVLTPYYMLIQQTNSEVFGVTLSLFWTLVHVAILILTIEPCHWTHTQRQHTATLLGQLIVHVAPKCERLSKELDQFAKQIMLGNAKFATLGVYTLDRKLMATILGGVTTYLVIIIQFQTISSQI